Below is a window of Arabidopsis thaliana chromosome 2, partial sequence DNA.
CGGAGCAATCCGGTCCGCCGATCGATTCGGGGCGTGGACCGACGCGGATTACGGTGGCGGCCTAAGCCCGGGCTTTTGATACGCTTGTGGAGACGTCGCTGCCGTGATCGTGGTCTGCAGCACGCGCCTAACGGCGTGCCTCGGCATCAGCGTGCTCCGGGCGTCGGCCTGTGGGCTCCCCATTCGACCCGTCTTGAAACACGGACCAAGGAGTCTGACATGTGTGCGAGTCAACGGGTGAGTAAACCCGTAAGGCGCAAGGAAGCTGATTGGCGGGATCCCTCGCGGGTGCACCGCCGACCGACCTTGATCTTCTGAGAAGGGTTCGAGTGTGAGCATGCCTGTCGGGACCCGAAAGATGGTGAACTATGCCTGAGCGGGGTAAAGCCAGAGGAAACTCTGGTGGAAGCCCGCAGCGATACTGACGTGCAAATCGTTCGTCTGACTTGGGTATAGGGGCGAAAGACTAATCGAACCATCTAGTAGCTGGTTCCCCCCGAAGTTTCCCTCAGGATAGCTGGAGCTCGGACGCGAGTTCTATCGGGTAAAGCCAATGATTAGAGGCATTGGGGGCGCAACGCCCTCGACCTATTCTCAAACTTTAAATAGGTAGGACGTGTCGGCTGCTTTGTTGAGCCGTCACACGGAATCGAGAGCTCCAAGTGGGCCATTTTTGGTAAGCAGAACTGGCGATGCGGGATGAACCGGAAGCCGGGTTACGGTGCCCAACTGCGCGCTAACCTAGAACCCACAAAGGGTGTTGGTCGATTAAGACAGCAGGACGGTGGTCATGGAAGTCGAAATCCGCTAAGGAGTGTGTAACAACTCACCTGCCGAATCAACTAGCCCCGAAAATGGATGGCGCTTAAGCGCGCGACCTATACCCGGCCGTCGGGGCAAGAGCCAGGCCTCGATGAGTAGGAGGGCGCGGCAGTCGCTGCAAAACCTAGGGCGCGAGCCCGGGCAGAGCGGCCGTCGGTGCAGATCTTGGTGGTAGTAGCAAATATTCAAATGAGAACTTTGAAGGCCGAAGAGGGGAAAGGTTCCATGTGAACGGCACTTGCACATGGGTTATTCGATCCTAAGAGTCGGGGGAAACCCGTCTGATAGCGCTTAAGCGCGAACTTCGAAAGGGGATTTGGTTAAAATTCCGGAACCGGGACGTGGCGGTTGACGGCAACGTTAGGGAGTCCGGAGACGTCGGCGGGGGCCTCGGGAAGAGTTATCTTTTCTGTTTAACAGCCTGCCCACCCTGGAAACGGCTCAGCCGGAGGTAGGGTCCAGCGGCTGGAAGAGCACCGCACGTCGCGTGGTGTCCGGTGCGCCCCCGGCGGCCCTTGAAAATCCGGAGGACCGAGTGCCGCTCACGCCCGGTCGTACTCATAACCGCATCAGGTCTCCAAGGTGAACAGCCTCTGGTCGATGGAACAATGTAGGCAAGGGAAGTCGGCAAAATGGATCCGTAACTTCGGGAAAAGGATTGGCTCTGAGGGCTGGGCTCGGGGGTCCCAGTTCCGAACCCGTCGGCTGTCAGCGGACTGCTCGAGCTGCTTTCGCGGCGAGAGCGGGTCGCCGCGTGCCGGCCGGGGGACGGACTGGGAACGGCTCTCTCGGGAGCTTTACCCGGGCGTCGAACAGTCAGCTCAGAACTGGTACGGACAAGGGGAATCCGActgtttaattaaaacaaagcaTTGCGATGGTCCCTGCGGATGCTAACGCAATGTGATTTCTGCCCAGTGCTCTGAATGTCAAAGTGAAGAAATTCAACCAAGCGCGGGTAAACGGTGGGAGTAACTATGACTCTCTTAAGGTAGCCAAATGCCTCGTCATCTAATTAGTGACGCGCATGAATGGATTAACGAGATTCCCACTGTCCCTGTCTACTATCCAGCGAAACCACAGCCAAGGGAACGGGCTTGGCAGAATCAGCGGGGAAAGAAGACCCTGTTGAGCTTGACTCTAGTCCGACTTTGTGAAATGACTTGAGAGGTGTAGGATAAGTGGGAGCTTCGGCGCAAGTGAAATACCACTACTTTTAACGTTATTTTACTTACTCCGTGAATCGGAGGCGGGGTACAACCCCTGTTTTTGGTCCCAAGGCTCGCTTCGGCGGGTCGATCCGGGCGGAGGACATTGTCAGGTGGGGAGTTTGGCTGGGGCGGCACATCTGTTAAAAGATAACGCAGGTGTCCTAAGATGAGCTCAACGAGAACAGAAATCTCGTGTGGAACAAAAGGGTAAAAGCTTGTTTGATTCTGATTTTCAGTACGAATACGAACCGTGAAAGCGTGGCCTATCGATCCTTTAGACCTTCGGAATTTGAAGCTAGAGGTGTCAGAAAAGTTACCACAGGGATAACTGGCTTGTGGCAGCCAAGCGTTCATAGCGACGTTGCTTTTTGATCCTTCGATGTCGGCTCTTCCTATCATTGTGAAGCAGAATTCACCAAGTGTTGGATTGTTCACCCACCAATAGGGAACGTGAGCTGGGTTTAGACCGTCGTGAGACAGGTTAGTTTTACCCTACTGATGCCCGCGTCGCGATAGTAATTCAACCTAGTACGAGAGGAACCGTTGATTCGCACAATTGGTCATCGCGCTTGGTTGAAAAGCCAGTGGCGCGAAGCTACCGTGCGCTGGATTATGACTGAACGCCTCTAAGTCAGAATCCGGGCTAGAAGCGACGCATGCGCCCGCCGCCCGATTGCCGACCCTCAGTAGGAGCTTAGGCTCCCAAAGGCACGTGTCGTTGGCTAAGTCCGTTCGGCGGAAGCGTCGTTTGGACCGCCTTGAATTATAATTACCACCGAGCGGCGGGTAGAATCCTTTGCAGACGACTTAAATACGCGACGGGGTATTGTAAGTGGCAGAGTGGCCTTGCTGCCACGATCCACTGAGATTCAGCCCTTTGTCGCTAAGATTCGACCCTCCCCTAAATcactccaaaaaaaacaatcccCAATTCTACACAAGTGTTTCTACACTAACAAAGCAACAGCTCCTTAACGAATTCCCAACTTTACACGAGCTCGTCTCTCGAGGTTAAATGTTATTACTTGGTAAGATTCCGGACCTCGCCAAGTGTTTTGAAAACCCGCAACGCTCGCAAAGGTGCATAGTGAGAAGAATAAGTGAAGAGACAGACTTGTCCAAAACGCTCACGAAGGTGCATAGTGAAAAGAGTAAGTCAAGAGACAGACTtgttcaaaaagaaacaaaagagaatgcTTGGGGTTACACTCACGAAGGTGCATAGTGAGAAGAGTAAGTCAAGAGCAGACTTGTTCAAAAAGAACCAGAAGAGAATGCTTGGGGAGATAGAAGTGTGAGATAGTTCTCAAGCTAAGAAAGTTGTAAAAGCTAAGAACTAGCATCAAATGATGGATGAAACACAAGGTAGTTGTTGAAAAGTCAAACACTTGGTGATATGAACACAAACGTTCAATATGACAAACCCATGCCAagtaaagagaaaatgaaaactggTGATTGTTGCGGAAATCGTCCAGGATTCCTCGACCAGGACTTGAAATCGTCGAGGGAAAATAATCGGTTCTGAGGAATCGTCGATCCGGACTTGGAATCGTCGAGAAAAGTTTACCGGGTCCGAGGAATCGTCGATCCGGACTTGGAATCGTCGAGAAAAGTTTACCGGGTCCGAGGATTTGTCGACCAGGAGTGGAAATCGTCGAGAAAAATCTATCGGGTCCGAGGAATCGTCGACCAGGACGAGGAATCGTCGACCGGGTCCGAGGATTTGTCGAACAGGGGTTGAAAACTGCTGAATCGTCGAGGAGAATGGGCTTGCCTTGCGTGGGCTGCCATTAGTTCTTCGAGGCGTTAGGGTGGCGGCGGTATAAAAGTGTCGGAGTTTTTTCAGCAGTTCTCGGACAAAAATTGCTGAGTGGCCGAGAAAAATTGCAGTTCTCGTTCACATATTTCTTAGCCAACACCGTCGCTCCATCGGTTTTTTCTGATGGCCAGAAAATGTGCTGACTTAGTCAAACGGTCCACGATCACCCAAATAGCATCTTTGGTTCGCGACACAGGCAACCCAACCACAAAATCCATCGTGATAAAATCTCACTTCCACTCAGGAATGGGTAAACTCTGCAACAGGCCACCTGGCACCTGATGCTCAGCCTTAACTAACTGGCAAACATCGCACTCTGCAACCCAATTAGCTACATCCCTCTTCATCACGACCCACTGATAGTACCGCTTGAGGTCTCAGTACATCTTAGTCGCTCCTggatgaatggaaaacatgcTCGCATGAGCCTCACTCAAGATCTCTTGTCGCAACTCCTCATCCTTAGGCACACAAACTCGCTCATGGACAAGGATAGTCCCATTAGCTACAAACTGATACTCAGAGCCCTCTACCTTAGAAGCCGCAATCAACCCCTCATCCTTCTCCTGAGCCAACCAAACTCTAGTCAGAAGATCTGCTCGATCCACGGCTTCCAATCCTAATGGCTCTCGTGCCACAGCACACAACCGCAAAGCACCAATCTCACTCACCAAGGCCTCAACACTCTGCCCTGGAGCCGCGCCCACGCGCTTACGGCTCAACGCGTCTGCAACCACATTAGCCTTACCAGGATGGTAAGCTATCTCCAGATCATAATCAGCCACCAGCTCCATCCATCGCCTCTGCCTCAGGTTCAGCTCTCGCTGAGTGAAGATATACTTCAAACTCTTATGATCCGTGAACACCTGCACTTTCCCGCCACAAAGATAAGACCTccaaatcttcaaggcaaAGATTACTGTAGCCATCTCCAAATCGGGAGTAGGATAGTTGCCCTCATGCTTCCTCAACTGTCGTGATGCATAAGCAATAACCTTCCCACGCTGCATTAGAACacaacccaaaccaactcTCGAGGCATCAGTATACACCATGTAAGGCTGTCCATGCTCTGGCAATGCTAACACTGGTGTACTcgtcaacatctccttcaggCTCACGAAACCCTCCTCGCACTCCGGTGACCACACAAAAGGAACATCCTTCCTCGTCAGCTTAGTCATCGGCTGTGCCATACTCGCAAACCCCTTGACGAACCTCCTGTAATACCCTGCCaacccaagaaaactcctgatCTCAGTGGCATTCGTCGGTCTAGGCCAATCTCTGATAGCCTCAATCTTCTCTGGATCCACTGAAACTCCCTCTGCAGAAACAATGTGACCCAGAAAACCCATTTCTCTCTGCCAGAAACTGCACTTACTCAACTTAGCGAACAACTTCTGCTCCCGCagcttctccatcactctcctTAGATGTACCTCATGCTCCTCAGGACTCTTAGAATACACCAGaatgtcatcaataaagatgatcacaaactcatccaaaaactccTGGAACACGctgttcatcaacctcatgaacGCTGCAGGTGCATTAGTCAACCCGAAAGGCATCACCACGAACTCAAAATGTCCATATCTTGTCCTGAAAGCAGTCTTGCGAACATCTGCCTCCGCTATCGGGATCTGGTGATAACCCGACGTCAAATCGATTTTGGAGAAACAAGTACCACCCCACAACTGGTCCAACAACTCATCGATCCTTGGCAAAGggtacttgttcttcacaGTGACCCGGTTCAACCCCCGGTCGTCAATACATAAGCGGAAACTcccgtccttcttcttcacaaataacaCCGGTGCTCCCCAAGGTGAAGTACTAGGACGAATGAATCCCTTACCCAACAAATCCTCTAgctgcttctttagctctgCCATCTCTGCTGGAGCCATCCTGTAGGGTGCCTTAGACAACGGCGCTGTCCCTGGTTCCAACTCAATCGTGAAAGGATCAGACCGTGATGGTGGTAATCCCTGCAACGATTGAAACACATCCTCCCGAATGTCGCTCACTGCTACCTGCCCCACAGACTCCGGCATAGATACCGGCATCCCTTCTCGATCATTTTCTCTGCCTGCACTGCTGAGATGACGAGACTCCCTGAGGTAGGTCTCACTCCCTGATAAACCAACCTTCCCTCTGGCcgctcaaaagaaactctcccacGGTGGGAGTCAAGATGTACTCTGTAATGATCCAACCAATCCATTCCCAGAATAACATCATACAACTCTACAAGGCTGATAATCAAATCTGCTGGCATTGACCCCCCTGCAATCTGAATATCTACACCCTTCGCTCTCCCAAGAACCGCTAGAAACTGCCCTCCAGCAACCTTGACGTGGAGATGTCCCCTCTCCCTACAGTGGTAGCACTCCCTCATCTCAGCTCGCTGCGTGCAATCCGCCACCTTGTGGTCAAGGctcccacaagaaaaacatcctGCACGACCACCCTGTCCAGCTCTGGAAGGATGATCCCACTTCCTCTTCTGCCCCTGTGCAGGCTTGCCGCCCTTGCTAGGTGTCACCTGCTGCTGAGTCTTCTTCGGTTGTACCGCTGGACTCACTCCCACCACCTGCCTCTGAAGGTCTGAAAGTCCCCGATCCGGACTGCCTAAAGTCCGGGCGAGTTCTCTCGACCCAAGCCACTAAGTGACTCGGCCCTAACCGTTTATGAGGTTCTTTCCTAGTCTAATCCGTTTCATATGATTCCGAGATTCAATATATGAGAcgaatagagtaaacaaacaatcggATACTTTATTAATTAAGCAAAGGATTCGATACAACCTATGAGTTTGCATATAAGCTATTACAAGTCATATAATCGATCCCTAGACTATCCGAACTATCACCACCCATCATCCCGGCCTTGAGTCTCTCGCGCCTAAGCCAAGTCCTTCCCACGATCACCATTCGTTCCTGAAAGTCATAGAGCCATAAGTAATCTTATTTACTTAATCATATGCAAGTCCATGCAATGCTCTATATGCCATACACTACTCGGATCAGTGGAGAGAATTCAGAGAGGGGAAGATCGCGCATCAGTCCGGCCGATTCTCGGCAGGTCAGTTAAGACCCGCCGGTCCTCCGCCGAGCCGCGTCCCCGCCTCAGCCGACCCCTACCCGGACCGAGTCTTGTGTAGGATGCACATGACCCGGATACTACTCAGCCCTCTAGTCGGTCCTTTCAAGGATCCGACTACTAACTCACATCCTAGAACCCTTAGACTCAAAGTCTAGGATCCCTTACCTTCCTTCTCGAGGTTAGGTCGATCCGACCCTCCTTCTTTATTGCCGGCCACAGCCCGGCTACCGAATCCTAAGACTATTTATTCTCCCAAGAGGGAGAGAGTTTTAATGGTgagttttcttgtgttttcggTGTGTTGTGGTGAGTAGAATGGTCCTGGGCGCCCTTCCTTATATAGGGGGCGAATGGATGCTCCCGAATCaacacatccgttccttgcacctttccgaagagttgcacctttccgaagagttgcgcccttccgaagagttgcacctttccgaagagttgtaTCTCTTCGCCCATAACCGCCCAGTTCgtccgtcactcgtccagctacctcgagctcgtccgtcactcgtccagctacctcgagctcgtccgtcactcgtccagctacctcgagctcaaccgtcactcgtccagctgcCTCGAGCTCaaccgtcactcgtccagctgcCCGAGCTGgactgtcactcgacctgagTAACTGTCACTCCTTCCAGCTGAGCTTGAGCTTTGGGCGAGCTGACCCAAGTGATTTCTTTACGATCCTAGCTTAGCCTGCATGATTTCCCCTTTGTCCGAGCTTATAGCCAGCTCCTTCTCACTTGTCCGAGACTCCACCTTCTTCTCTCGGACCAAGTCCTAGCCAACGATCCTATTGAGGATCGCGGGCGTTACAAGTCTCCCCCCCTTGAATTGGATTCGTCCTCGAATCCGCATCAAGTTGATCTTTACCCATCTCCTTGAACCACTCCGGAAAATTGGCCTTCATCTTATTCTCGGTTTCCCAAGTGTATTCCTCACGGCCTCCACAATTCCACAAGACTTTTAACAAATCCCTTGATTTTCCCCGAGTCGCTTTCGTCATTCGGTCCATGATCCGTACCGGCCATGCTTCCACCGTCATATTCTCCTTTAACCCGGGAGGTATATCTTCCACgctttcttcttgatcacTTAAACACTTCCGTAATTGTGACACATGGAAGACGTTGTGAAACGCATTTAATTTTGGAGGAAGGTCAAGTTTGTATGCCACCGCCCCTACTCGTTCGATCACCTTGTACGGGCCAACATACCTTGGGCTTAACTTTTTCCTTGAGGTGAATCGCCCTGCCCCTTTGTAGGTCATCGCCTTTAAGTACACCAAATCTCGTACTTGGAATTCCAATTCCTTTCGACGTTTGTTGGCGTAGCTTTTCTGTCGATCTTGGGCTTCctttaacttgatttttaaGAACTTCATTCTCTCCGTGGTTTCATCCACGATCGTAGGTCCAAACAACCGACGTTTGCCCACGGGCGTCCAACACAACGGTGTTCTACAAGCTCGTCCATACAACGCCTCATAGGGAGACATACCAATACTAGCTTGAAAACTATTATTGTATGCAAACTCTACTAACCTTAGATATTTCTCCCAGTTTCCTCCCCAATCCAAGACGCATGCCCTCAACATGTCCTCGAGGGTTTGAATCGTTCGTTCGGACTGTCCGTCCGTCTGTGGGTGGTAGGCAGTACTTAGGTTTACTCGAGTTCCTAAGGCCTTTTGGAAAGCCTTCCAAAACTTTGACGTGAACCTTGTGTCTCGGTCTGACACTATACTAACCGGAATCCCATGTAACCGCACGATCTCGTCTATATACTTCTCGGCAATGATTTCTGCTCCATCCTTATCCGAGATCGCCATGAAGTGCGCAGACTTAGTCAATCGGTCTACCACAACCCATACCGCATTGTGTTTGGACTTGATCCCCGTTGGCAGTCCGGTGACGAAGTCCATCGTTATGTGGTCCCACTTCCATTCCGGTATAGGTAGGTTTTGTAACAACCCACTTGGTACTTGATGCTCCGCTTTGACCAGTTGACAAGTCGGGCACTTGGCCACCCATCTGGCCACGTCTTTCTTCATTGCTACCCAATGGTAGTACCTTTTAAGGTCGCAGTACATCTTGTTTGACCCAGGATGGATTGAGAACCTCGATTGATGGGCCTCTCTTAGGATCTCCTCCTTTAATGCCCTATCGTTCGGCACACATACTCGACCGTTCACCATGATTGTACCATTGTTCGAGGTTTGGTACTCGGTCTTATTGTTTAGTGCCCATCCTTTTATCTCCTCGTCCCGTTCCTGAGCCAGCCGGATCCTACTAAGCAGGTCGGCCTGATCGGCGGCTCCCAACCCTAAGGGTTCAACTTCTTTAGACAAGGCATTCACATGCAATGTCCCGATCATGTTAACCAAGTCCACTTGGCTCCGTTCCGCCTCAACTTCCGAGCGCCTCCTACTCAGGGCGTCGGCGACTTGGTTGGCCTTGCCCGGATGGTACGCTATATCCAAGTCGTAATCCGCCACAAGCTCCATCCACCTTCTTTGCCTTAGATTCAACTCCGGCTGGGTGAATATGTACTTTAGGCTTTTGTGGTCAGTATAGATTTGAACTTTAGCACCATACAAGTATGATCGCCAAATTTTCAAGGCAAATACTACCGCGGCCATTTCCAAATCATGCGTAGGGTAATTCTTCTCATGTTTCCGCAATTGCCTTGATGCGTATGCGATAACACTCCCCTTTTGCATCAGTACGCATGAAAGGCCCCGATCCGGACTGCCTAAAGTCCGGGCGAGTTCTCTCGACCCAAGCCACTAAGTGACTCGGCCCTAACCGTTTATGAGGTTCTTTCCTAGTCTAATCCGTTTCATATGATTCCGAGATTGAATATATGAGAcgaatagagtaaacaaacaatcggATACTTTATTAATTAAGCAAAGGATTCGATACAACCTATGAATTTGCATATAAGCTATTACAAGTCATATAATCGATCCCTAGACTATCCGAACTATCACCACCCATCATCCCGGCCTTGAGTCTCTCGCGCCTAAGCCAAGTCCTTCCCACGATCACCATTCGTTCCTGAAAGTCATAGAGCCATAAGTAATCTTATTTACTTAATCATATGCAAGTCCATGCAATGCTCTATATGCCATACACTACTCGGATCCGTGGAGAGAATTCAGAGAGGGGAAGATCGCGCATCAGTCTGGCCGATTCTCGGCAGGTCAGTTAAGACCCGCCGGTCCTCCGCCGAGCCGCGTCCCCGCCTCAGCCGATCCCTACCCGGACCGAGTCTTGTGTAGGATGCACATGACCCGGATACTACTCAGCCCTCTAGTCGGTCCTTTCAAGGATCCGACTACTAACTCACATCCTAGAACCCTTAGACTCAAAGTCTAGGATCCCTTACCTTCCTTCTCGAGGTTAGGTCGATCCGACCCTCCTTCTTTATTGCCGGCCACAGCCCGGCTACCGAATCCTAAAACTAATTATTCTCCCAAGAGGGAGAGAGTTTTAATGGTgagttttcttgtgttttcggTGTGTTGTGGTGAGTGGAATGGTCCTGGGCGCCCTTCCTTATATAGGGGGCGAATGGATGCTTTCCGAATCaacacatccgttccttgcacctttccgaagagttgcacctttccgaagagttgcgcccttccgaagagttgcacctttccgaagagttgtaTCTCTTCGCCCATAACCGCCCAGTTCGTCCGTCACCCGTCCAGCTACCTCGAGCTCgtccgtcactcgtccagctacctcgagttcaaccgtcactcgtccagctgcCTCGAGCTCgtccgtcactcgtccagctgcCCGAGCTGgactgtcactcgacctgagTAACCGTCACTCCTTCCAGCTGAGCTTGAGCTTTGGGCGAGCTGACCCAAGTGATTTCTTTACGATCCTAGCTTAGCCTGCATGATTTCCCCTTTGTCCGAGCTTATGGCCAGCTCCTTCTCACTTGTCCGAGACTCCACCTTCCTCTCTCGGTCCAAGTCCTAGCCAACGATCCTATTGAGGATCGCGGGCATTACAAGTCTCCCCCCCTTGAATTGGATTCGTCCTCGAATCCGCATCAAGTTGATCTTTACCCATCTCCTTGAACCACTCCGGAAAATTGGCCTTCATCTTATTCTCGGTTTCCCAAGTATATTCCTCACGGCCTCCACAATTCCACAAGACTTTTAACAAATCCCTTGATTTTCCCCGAGTCCCTTTCGTCATTCGGTCCATGATCCGTACTGGCCATGCTTCCACCGTCATATTCTCCTTTAACCCGGGAGGTATATCTTCCACgctttcttcttgatcacTTAAACACTTCCGTAATTGTGACACATGGAAGACGTTGTGAAACGCATTTAATTTTGGAGGAAGGTCAAGTTTGTATGCCACCGCCCCTACTCGTTCGATCACCTTGTACGGGCCAACATACCTTGGGCTTAACTTTTTCCTTGAGGTGAATCGCCCTGCCCCTTTGTAGGTCATCGCCTTTAAGTACACCAAATCTCGTACTTGGAATTCCAATTCCTTTCGACGTTTGTTGGCGTAGCTTTTCTGTCGATCTTGGGCTTCctttaacttgatttttaaGAACTTCATTCTCTCCGTGGTTTCATCCACGATCGTAGGTCCAAACAACCGACGTTCGCCCACGGGCGTCCAACACAACGGTGTTCTACAAGCTCGTCCATACAACGCCTCATAGGGAGACATACCAATACTAGCTTGAAAACTATTATTGTATGCAAATTCTACTAACCTTAGATATTTCTCCCAGTTTCCTCCCCAATCCAAGACGCATGCCCTCGACATGTCCTCGAGGGTTTGAATCGTTCGTTCGGACTGTCCGTCCGTCTGTTGGTGGTAGGCAGTACTTAGGTTCACTCGAGTTCCTAAGGCCTTTTGGAAAGCCTTCCAAAACTTTGACGTGAACCTTGTGTCTCGGTCTGACACTATACTAACCGGAATCCCATGTAGCCGCACGATCTCGTCTATGTACTTCTCGGCAATGATTTCTGCTCCATCCTTATCCGAGATCGCCATGAAGTGCGCAGACTTAGTCAATCGGTCTACCACAACCCATACCGCATTGTGTTTGGACTTGATCCCCGTTGGCAGTCCGGTGACGAAGTCCATCGTTATGTGGTCCCACTTCCATTCCGGTATAGGTAGGTTTTGTAACAACCCACTTGGTACTTGATGCTCCGCTTTGACCAGTTGACAAGTCGGGCACTTGGCCACCCATCTGGCCACGTCTTTCTTCATTCCTACCCAATGGTAGTACCTTTTAAGGTCGCGGTACATCTTGTTCGACCCATGATGGATTGAGAACTTCGATTGATGGGCCTCTCTTAGGATCTCCTCCTTTAATGCCCTATCGTTCGGCACACATACTCGACCGTTCACCACGATTGTACCATTGTTCGAGGTTTGGTACTCGGTCTTATTGTTTAGTGCCCATCCTTTTATCTCCTCGTCCCGTTCCTGAGCCAGCCGGATCCTACTAAGCAGGTCGGCCTGATCGGCGGCTCCCAACCCTAAGGGTTCAACTTCTTTAGACAAGGCATTCACATGCAATGTCCCCATCATGTTAACCAAGTCCACTTGGCTCCGTTCCGCCTCAACTTCCGAACGCCTCCTACTCAGGGCGTCGGCGACTTGGTTGGCCTTGCCCGGATGGTACGCTATATCCAAGTCGTAATCCGCCACAAGTTCCATCCACCTTCTTTGCCTTAGATTCAACTCCGGCTGGGTGAATATGTACTTTAGGCTTTTGTGGTCAGTATAGATTTGAACTTTAGCACCATACAAGTATGATCGccaaatcttcaaggcaaATACTACCGCGGCCATTTCCAAATCATGCGTAGGGTAGTTCTTCTCATGTTTCCGCAATTGCCTTGATGCGTATGCGATAACACTCCCCTTTTGCATCAGTACGCATCCTAGTCCCACTATTGATGCGTCCGTATAAACCGTATATGGCTCACCTTCCTCCGGTAAGACCAATACTGGTGCATTAGTCAACATGGCCTTTAACTCCAGGAAGCTTTTCTCGCATTCATCCGACCAATTGAATGCGGTGTCTTTTCCGGTCAGTCGAGACAAGGGTTGGGCCATGCTCGCAAAACTCCTTACGAACCTTCGGTAATACCCCGCTAGTCCGAGAAAACTCCTAATCTCGGTGGCATTCCTTGGTCGTGGCCACTCCTTTATCGACCGTATTTTCTCCGGATCAACCGATACTCCTTGGTCCGAGATAACATGACCAAGAAAACCAACGCTTCTTTGCCAAAATGAGCATTTACTTAACTTTGCAAATAGCTCATGTTCCCTTAGCCGTTCCAGCACCGCCCTTAGATGTTCTTGGTGAGCTTCCCAAGATTTCGAGTAAACAAGTATATCGTCaatgaagatgataacaaaCTCGTCTAAAAAATCCCGGAACACCccattcatcattttcatgaaGGCTGCTGGTGCATTGGTCAATCCGAATGGCATGACCACAAACTCAAAGTGGCCGTACCT
It encodes the following:
- a CDS encoding uncharacterized protein (unknown protein; Has 30201 Blast hits to 17322 proteins in 780 species: Archae - 12; Bacteria - 1396; Metazoa - 17338; Fungi - 3422; Plants - 5037; Viruses - 0; Other Eukaryotes - 2996 (source: NCBI BLink).), with amino-acid sequence MRPGRMRNGAIRSADRFGAWTDADYGGGLSPGF
- a CDS encoding uncharacterized protein (unknown protein; Has 30201 Blast hits to 17322 proteins in 780 species: Archae - 12; Bacteria - 1396; Metazoa - 17338; Fungi - 3422; Plants - 5037; Viruses - 0; Other Eukaryotes - 2996 (source: NCBI BLink).), whose translation is MHLRERFGQVCLFTYSSHYAPLRALRVFKTLGEVRNLTK